The genome window TTAGCCCAAGAAAATAAACTTTTAATATAATCACTATCATCATAAGTCATTAACCATTTATGATTAGTATATTTAAGAATATTTGCTAATTTTTCATGATCGAATCCTTTATGTAAATGTCCTCTTTTGCCGTATAAAGCAGATTTTTCCGCACTATAATAAGGAGGATCTAAAAATAAAAATACATCTTTTCCTTCTGTTTCTAAGAGTCTTTGATAGTCATAATTAGTAATATCAATATTGTTTAATATTTGTGATAAATTTTTAACTCTTTCAATACTAGAATCAGTAAATCTTTTTTCAAAGGCTTTTTGAGAATAACCACCACTTTCCGTTGTGCCAGAAAAAGTTATTCTATTAAAAATAAAAAATGCTGACGCTTTCTCTAGTTCGTTAAATTTTTCGAGATTTCCTATTAAATATTTATATAGTAATTTACCTTCTTTAAATTCTTCTTTCCATGCAATAACCTGATTAATTAAAGTATCTAAATCAGTTTGACAATACTGCCAAAAATAAAATAAATTTTCGTAAATATCATTAACCCAATAAATTCGCTCAGGATATAATTGTTTCAGAT of Cyanobacterium sp. T60_A2020_053 contains these proteins:
- a CDS encoding DNA adenine methylase: MIKSPLRYPGGKSKAIKFIAPLVPDFKEYREPFLGGGSVFIYLKQLYPERIYWVNDIYENLFYFWQYCQTDLDTLINQVIAWKEEFKEGKLLYKYLIGNLEKFNELEKASAFFIFNRITFSGTTESGGYSQKAFEKRFTDSSIERVKNLSQILNNIDITNYDYQRLLETEGKDVFLFLDPPYYSAEKSALYGKRGHLHKGFDHEKLANILKYTNHKWLMTYDDSDYIKSLFSWANIQSWNLTYGMRNINGNINQSGKELFIANYDLSLVESNDNQYQQLEILGLH